A DNA window from Nostoc sp. KVJ3 contains the following coding sequences:
- the mobV gene encoding MobV family relaxase, with protein sequence MSPLTILRIEKLKTFGNVAGSDDHVTRNRETPNADPTRKNVRLIGGEDDRSLEEIVKEKISTLKHLPRKDAVLCTEMFLSASPEYFRPGDPSLSGQWSDERMQQWAIASRDWLAQNYGSKCVRAELHLDESTPHIHAYIVPLNDKTGRVSHDAMFGGRGGQGRIKLSKLQDSYAAALAPLGIERGVKGSKATHTKVKEYYQAVNSEPLTAVITNNQLAPTPFESARSYVARIQSDEHFQAINHQLADRKFLIERLERAEQRARDSEKERQQLEKQVRALELKTQQLRDLPLEDVAWELGLHHDHERWKGHGHIINIDGSKFYDFAPEHSKGGGGAIDLVMHVNSCNFRQALVWLHERFGEAGAERAALAHALKMTTEIIQSEPRPQFQLRVEDKANWPGVEHYLTQKRGLPQDFVQLLHSTGLVYADDQQNAVFVMRNLDGQPSGAFLRGTRGEVGAAASTALNFGGENNSFKGYEKGTKRREGWFHFHLGGQPTDAVEKLVLLKSPIDAISFAMLEYQVQGAPKTRTLFLAVDNPNSLPVERLQNIPHVSVAFDPEGAGDAAARAVLELLPQSKRLKPKAKDWNQQLLDYQKQLFQQHHQPEDDLTL encoded by the coding sequence ATGTCGCCACTAACCATTCTCAGAATTGAGAAACTAAAAACATTCGGCAACGTTGCCGGCAGTGATGACCATGTTACCAGGAATAGAGAAACACCCAACGCAGATCCAACTAGAAAGAATGTCCGGTTGATTGGGGGAGAAGACGATCGCTCTTTAGAGGAGATAGTCAAGGAGAAAATCTCTACGCTCAAGCATCTACCCCGAAAGGACGCAGTGTTATGCACTGAAATGTTTCTCTCGGCATCACCTGAATATTTCCGCCCTGGTGATCCATCTCTTTCTGGGCAGTGGTCTGATGAGAGAATGCAGCAATGGGCGATCGCATCTCGTGACTGGCTGGCTCAAAACTATGGGTCAAAGTGCGTCAGGGCAGAACTCCACCTGGATGAAAGTACCCCACACATTCACGCCTACATCGTGCCATTGAACGATAAAACCGGGAGAGTCAGTCATGACGCGATGTTTGGCGGTAGAGGTGGGCAGGGAAGAATTAAGTTATCCAAACTCCAAGATAGTTATGCTGCTGCACTTGCTCCTTTGGGCATTGAACGCGGGGTCAAGGGCAGCAAAGCAACCCACACCAAAGTCAAAGAATATTACCAAGCGGTTAACAGTGAACCACTCACCGCAGTCATTACAAATAACCAATTAGCACCCACACCATTTGAATCAGCTAGGAGTTATGTAGCCAGGATTCAGTCTGATGAACACTTTCAAGCGATTAATCACCAACTGGCTGACCGCAAGTTCCTGATAGAGCGATTAGAACGGGCAGAACAACGGGCGAGGGATAGCGAGAAGGAACGCCAGCAATTAGAAAAACAGGTGCGAGCGCTAGAGTTAAAGACTCAACAGCTGCGTGACTTGCCCCTGGAGGATGTGGCTTGGGAGTTGGGGTTGCATCATGATCATGAGCGATGGAAGGGTCACGGACACATCATTAATATAGATGGCTCCAAGTTTTATGACTTTGCACCCGAACACTCCAAAGGCGGTGGCGGTGCGATTGATTTGGTGATGCACGTTAACTCTTGCAATTTCCGGCAGGCTCTTGTCTGGTTGCATGAGCGATTTGGGGAAGCTGGGGCAGAACGGGCAGCTCTAGCTCACGCCCTTAAGATGACTACTGAGATTATCCAGTCAGAACCTCGTCCCCAATTCCAGCTAAGAGTTGAGGATAAAGCCAATTGGCCAGGAGTAGAACATTACCTTACCCAGAAACGGGGCTTACCCCAAGATTTTGTGCAACTTCTACACAGCACTGGACTGGTTTATGCTGATGACCAACAAAACGCTGTCTTTGTGATGCGGAATCTAGACGGACAACCAAGCGGTGCATTCCTGCGCGGTACACGGGGAGAAGTCGGAGCGGCGGCTTCCACCGCTCTAAACTTCGGGGGAGAAAACAACAGTTTCAAGGGTTATGAGAAAGGGACTAAGCGGCGTGAGGGTTGGTTTCACTTCCACTTGGGTGGACAGCCTACTGATGCAGTCGAGAAATTGGTGCTTTTGAAGTCGCCCATTGATGCCATATCCTTTGCCATGCTGGAGTATCAGGTTCAAGGTGCGCCAAAGACTAGAACTCTCTTTCTGGCAGTAGATAACCCCAACAGCTTGCCTGTGGAGCGATTGCAGAACATTCCTCATGTCAGCGTGGCTTTTGACCCAGAGGGAGCTGGCGATGCAGCTGCACGGGCTGTATTGGAACTACTGCCACAGTCCAAAAGGCTAAAGCCCAAAGCCAAAGATTGGAATCAGCAGCTTCTTGATTATCAAAAGCAGTTATTTCAACAGCATCACCAACCAGAAGATGATTTGACTCTTTAA
- a CDS encoding pentapeptide repeat-containing protein: MHSIQNNNDFSQQDLSCRDLSNQNFSHYLFIGTKLNGCNLSHCNLNGANLKDTQLCGANLTDASLCGAKLHNAKLNGANLFQANLAGANLTGSDLRCSILRKVKLSNTILSDVKVENAVFEGCDGLTEDMKYDLKNRGAILKNSASKAENIRWCVQYVAVPILVALIGAGILLKPYNKTPLSPKATNQELYK; the protein is encoded by the coding sequence ATGCATTCGATTCAAAATAATAATGACTTTTCCCAGCAAGACTTGAGCTGCCGCGATTTGAGCAACCAAAACTTTAGCCACTATCTCTTCATAGGCACTAAGCTCAATGGTTGTAATTTGAGTCACTGTAATTTAAATGGTGCCAATCTAAAGGATACACAACTATGTGGTGCCAATTTAACAGACGCTAGTTTGTGCGGGGCTAAATTGCATAATGCAAAGCTCAATGGGGCTAATTTGTTTCAAGCGAATCTGGCTGGCGCAAATTTAACTGGCTCAGATTTACGGTGTTCTATCCTGAGAAAAGTCAAATTGAGCAACACTATATTGAGTGACGTGAAAGTGGAAAATGCAGTATTTGAAGGTTGTGATGGACTAACTGAAGATATGAAGTACGATCTGAAAAATCGAGGTGCAATTTTGAAAAATTCTGCATCTAAAGCCGAAAATATCAGATGGTGTGTTCAGTATGTAGCCGTACCAATTTTGGTTGCTCTCATCGGTGCCGGCATTTTACTAAAACCATACAATAAAACCCCTTTGTCTCCAAAGGCTACTAATCAAGAACTCTACAAATAA
- a CDS encoding tyrosine-type recombinase/integrase, producing MMTLAALATKFLERPGLAKSTLRSYQSTIIPLLKEYGRWSIEIIDRQVLMEYLNHLTDVSYTTHHRHQAVITALFSFAVDMGYLKSNPVAGLTRRKPSREQGEHATDEVVRYLTPYQLSILYRVIKKDVRLSALVRLLHTSGARIAEVLALNLDDIDLKAQKFQVVGKGNKQRWCFYSEVANQSLNHYIEYYRHPKHPALFTAQQPKTLEVSRLSYRMAHKSWTKLIIDSPELQEIHIHDLRHTFATERVGLMGIEELRALMGHESIQTTLRYQKVTSQRAEFVAQLALKNLPNFSE from the coding sequence ATGATGACTTTAGCAGCTTTAGCCACCAAGTTTTTAGAGCGTCCAGGACTAGCCAAAAGTACTCTGCGTTCATATCAGTCTACGATTATCCCCTTGCTCAAGGAATACGGTCGATGGTCAATAGAAATCATCGACAGACAAGTTTTGATGGAATATCTCAATCATTTAACTGATGTTTCCTATACGACCCACCACCGTCATCAAGCTGTAATCACGGCTTTGTTCAGTTTTGCTGTTGATATGGGATATCTCAAATCCAATCCGGTTGCGGGACTCACAAGACGTAAACCCAGTCGAGAACAAGGAGAACACGCTACAGATGAGGTTGTGCGTTACCTTACTCCATACCAATTAAGTATTCTGTATCGTGTCATCAAAAAAGATGTTCGTTTGTCTGCATTGGTGCGTTTGTTGCATACCAGTGGCGCTAGGATTGCTGAGGTACTAGCTCTAAATTTAGATGACATAGACCTCAAAGCTCAGAAATTTCAGGTTGTTGGGAAAGGCAACAAGCAACGGTGGTGTTTTTACAGTGAAGTAGCGAATCAAAGTCTAAATCACTACATTGAATATTATAGACATCCTAAGCATCCAGCCCTGTTTACTGCTCAACAGCCAAAGACTTTAGAAGTATCCCGCCTTTCTTACCGTATGGCGCATAAATCCTGGACTAAGCTCATTATAGATAGTCCTGAACTCCAAGAAATTCATATTCACGACCTACGGCACACTTTTGCTACAGAGCGAGTGGGATTAATGGGCATTGAAGAACTCAGGGCGCTCATGGGACATGAAAGCATTCAGACAACATTACGGTATCAAAAAGTAACGTCACAACGTGCAGAATTTGTGGCACAATTGGCGTTGAAAAACCTACCAAATTTTTCTGAATAA
- a CDS encoding double zinc ribbon domain-containing protein: MIVTEHSTRPLGEEGLANYVQRLRGQLSLTQKELSFKAGIHIQTIRKIEGGQTNRLNQKAKGGLAAALGIPPEYLDAAAKKVSPETITTLKFCPRCWTPGTTPDQMWTDLRSKYCFACGTALRNRCVSCNEPIMSLKFKFCPYCGANYKQNQTTS; encoded by the coding sequence ATGATTGTAACAGAACATTCAACGCGACCATTGGGAGAAGAAGGGCTTGCTAATTACGTCCAGAGATTGCGAGGTCAGCTTTCTTTAACCCAAAAAGAGTTGAGTTTCAAAGCGGGAATACATATCCAGACCATCCGCAAAATTGAGGGTGGACAAACGAATAGACTCAATCAAAAGGCTAAAGGCGGTCTAGCTGCTGCGTTGGGAATACCACCGGAGTACCTAGATGCGGCGGCGAAGAAAGTCTCCCCAGAAACAATAACTACGTTAAAATTTTGTCCTAGATGTTGGACTCCAGGAACTACCCCTGACCAAATGTGGACAGACTTACGGTCGAAGTATTGCTTTGCTTGTGGTACAGCTTTACGGAATCGCTGTGTTAGTTGTAATGAACCAATTATGTCATTGAAATTTAAATTCTGCCCTTACTGTGGCGCGAATTATAAACAAAATCAAACTACTTCTTAA
- a CDS encoding Tn3 family transposase, producing the protein MATRELLSPTQRLQFTEIPDSITTRDIARYYTFSNDELKVIKERRRPHNRLGFAVQLSYLRFPGRVWSLGEIVPESVLFYIASQLKLDPTIITEYSQRDTTRREHLAEIQNNFGFHTFNISTYKQFSKWLLPFAISSDKGMALVGALIDEMRLRQIIIPAISTIERLAWEVRHRAQKLVCLELTKSLTTLQKTALDKLLIVEPDQKLTDLIWLRQPPGQANPRNFLKVVERLEFIRHLHLDSGCLKRVHQNRLLQFTRTGAKSTPAHLSRLDELRRYAILVAFLIEWSASLVDYAIEMHDKMMGKLFNKSEHQHGDKFQHDGKAINEKVRLYAQVGKALIAARDESIDAYEAIESVLNWEKFISSVAEAEKLARPADFDYLELLDNRYSQLRRYTPKLLEAFEFKATGASLPILKALSVIKELNISGGRKVPESADISFVKPRWLKHVVKGDTIDRHYYEMCALAELRSGLRSGDIWVAGSKQFQDFEDYLLPDSSWQSMCSSQTIPVAVTTDFTTYIEQRSLELSEQLAFVSSLMAEKKLVDVRIENEQLIITPLTNAVPKEVDGFSRTVHSLLPRIKLTDLLVEVDSWTQFTKHFTHLHSGEQVSDKVVLLSALLADGINLGLTRMADATQGMSFERLAWVADWYIRDETYSKAMAEVVNFHTQVPFAAYWGDGTTSSSDGQRFKAAGHRSFNEEINAKYGKDRSVIFYTHISDQYAPFHVKVINATIRDATHVLDGLLYHESDLQIQEHYTDTSGYTEHVFAMCHLLGFRFAPRMRDLPDKKLYTFEPSSPDSPLAPLFGDKINVKLIQESWDEILRLASSIRTGTVTASLMLRKLASYPRQNRLALALRELGRIERTLFTLSWLQSPELRRRATAGLNKGEAKHTLKRAVFFNRLGELRDRSYEDQFYRASGLNLVIAAIVLWNTVYLEKAVDYLQEQGMNIPEEHLQHLSPLGWEHINLTGDYVWNLKQATSFDHLRPLRVKENKYR; encoded by the coding sequence TTGGCAACGCGCGAACTTTTATCTCCGACACAACGACTTCAATTTACTGAAATCCCCGATTCTATCACGACAAGAGATATAGCTCGCTACTATACTTTTAGTAATGACGAACTCAAAGTTATCAAAGAGCGTCGTAGACCGCACAATCGTCTTGGTTTCGCCGTACAGTTATCTTACCTACGCTTCCCCGGTCGTGTTTGGAGTTTAGGAGAAATAGTCCCAGAATCTGTACTGTTTTATATTGCATCTCAATTAAAACTTGACCCGACAATCATCACCGAATATTCCCAAAGGGATACAACTCGACGCGAACATCTGGCAGAAATTCAAAACAATTTCGGATTTCATACTTTTAATATATCTACATACAAGCAATTTTCAAAATGGTTATTACCTTTTGCAATATCGTCAGATAAAGGGATGGCGCTTGTGGGAGCGTTGATTGATGAGATGCGCTTGCGCCAAATTATTATTCCAGCTATTTCTACGATAGAACGTTTAGCCTGGGAGGTCAGACATCGCGCTCAAAAACTAGTATGTCTTGAGTTGACTAAAAGTTTGACAACATTACAAAAGACGGCGCTGGATAAGTTATTAATTGTAGAGCCTGATCAAAAACTGACTGATTTAATTTGGCTACGTCAACCACCAGGTCAGGCTAATCCAAGAAACTTTTTAAAAGTGGTGGAACGATTGGAGTTTATTCGCCATCTTCATCTTGACTCTGGATGCTTGAAACGAGTACACCAAAATCGGTTACTACAATTCACTCGAACTGGTGCGAAGTCTACACCTGCTCACCTATCTAGGTTGGATGAACTGAGACGCTATGCTATTTTAGTTGCTTTTCTCATTGAATGGAGTGCGTCATTAGTCGATTATGCCATAGAAATGCACGATAAAATGATGGGTAAATTGTTTAACAAAAGTGAGCATCAGCATGGGGATAAGTTTCAACATGATGGCAAAGCAATTAATGAGAAAGTCCGATTGTATGCTCAAGTAGGTAAGGCGTTGATTGCTGCTAGAGATGAGTCAATTGATGCTTATGAAGCGATTGAATCAGTCTTAAATTGGGAAAAGTTTATTAGTAGTGTTGCCGAAGCTGAAAAGCTAGCCAGACCAGCAGATTTTGATTATCTTGAACTGCTTGATAATCGTTATTCACAATTGAGAAGGTATACACCAAAATTGTTAGAAGCGTTTGAATTTAAAGCTACTGGAGCCAGTTTACCGATTCTAAAAGCTTTGTCAGTCATTAAAGAATTAAATATATCTGGTGGTCGAAAAGTACCGGAATCTGCGGATATTAGTTTCGTTAAACCTCGTTGGTTAAAACACGTAGTTAAGGGCGATACTATTGACCGTCACTACTATGAGATGTGTGCTTTGGCTGAATTACGCAGTGGCTTGCGTTCTGGGGATATTTGGGTAGCAGGCTCGAAGCAGTTCCAAGATTTTGAGGATTATCTGTTACCAGATAGCTCATGGCAGTCAATGTGTTCTTCTCAAACGATACCTGTGGCAGTAACGACGGATTTCACTACTTATATTGAACAACGCTCACTTGAATTGTCTGAACAATTAGCGTTTGTTTCTTCTTTAATGGCAGAAAAGAAACTGGTTGATGTCAGGATAGAGAACGAACAGTTAATTATCACTCCTCTTACCAATGCTGTCCCAAAGGAGGTTGATGGATTTAGCAGAACAGTTCATAGTTTACTGCCAAGAATTAAGTTGACTGATTTGTTAGTAGAAGTTGATTCTTGGACGCAATTTACGAAACATTTTACGCATTTACATTCAGGAGAACAAGTATCTGATAAAGTTGTTTTGTTAAGTGCCTTACTTGCTGATGGGATTAATTTAGGTTTAACGCGGATGGCGGACGCAACTCAAGGAATGTCCTTTGAGCGTTTAGCTTGGGTGGCAGATTGGTATATTCGTGATGAAACTTATTCCAAAGCAATGGCTGAGGTGGTAAATTTCCATACACAAGTGCCTTTTGCTGCTTATTGGGGTGATGGAACAACATCTTCTTCTGATGGACAACGGTTTAAAGCGGCTGGACATCGTAGTTTTAATGAAGAGATCAATGCCAAATATGGTAAAGATAGAAGCGTGATTTTTTACACGCATATTTCCGACCAGTATGCTCCGTTTCACGTTAAGGTAATTAACGCCACGATTCGGGATGCAACTCACGTTTTGGATGGTTTGTTGTATCACGAGAGTGATTTACAGATTCAGGAGCATTATACGGATACAAGTGGCTATACCGAGCATGTCTTCGCAATGTGCCACCTGCTGGGATTTAGATTTGCACCTCGAATGCGCGATTTACCTGATAAGAAATTGTATACTTTTGAACCTAGTTCTCCTGATTCGCCTTTGGCACCCCTCTTCGGTGACAAGATTAATGTGAAATTAATTCAGGAATCTTGGGATGAAATTCTACGCCTTGCTAGTTCAATTCGGACGGGGACGGTGACTGCTTCTTTGATGTTAAGGAAATTAGCTTCTTATCCTCGGCAGAATCGTTTAGCTTTAGCTTTGCGGGAGTTGGGAAGAATTGAGCGGACTTTGTTTACTCTCTCCTGGTTGCAAAGTCCAGAATTGAGACGACGGGCTACGGCAGGACTAAATAAGGGTGAGGCAAAACATACCCTGAAAAGAGCGGTGTTTTTTAATCGGTTGGGGGAGCTGCGCGATCGCTCTTATGAAGACCAGTTTTATCGGGCCAGTGGGTTGAATTTGGTGATTGCTGCTATTGTTCTGTGGAATACGGTGTACTTAGAAAAAGCCGTGGATTATTTGCAGGAACAAGGGATGAATATTCCTGAAGAACATTTGCAACATTTATCACCGTTGGGTTGGGAGCATATCAATCTCACTGGTGATTATGTCTGGAATTTGAAGCAGGCAACCAGTTTTGACCATCTGCGTCCTTTGCGAGTTAAAGAAAACAAGTATCGCTGA
- a CDS encoding NACHT C-terminal helical domain 2-containing protein, whose protein sequence is MAKPTLQASPQGIQLVKEALIKRGLTQKMLADKLGIHRSVISALLNGKPILLENFLQIGADLGFDQDWYKITISEPMVNQDLTESSHKDEAEITSLVQKVRSQVRDIIQEWCGTMRVLDMSQPIGISQIYTDVNILEKLTAHKRKTIKEFLAESNLEDLERFGLGRVTEERVLGESAVKKYKKLIVLGKPGAGKTTFIKHLALQCNQGIFLPNLVPIFINLKYFSESPNSPSILEYMGQLFSECGVNVEQIQELFVRKSVLVLLDGLDEVKNEHYERTLNEIRSLSRIYYDNYFIITCRIAAKEYSYNVFDKFTEVEVADFNAQQIDRFISQWFENKNFIKAEEVAKALKNNYRLSQLAVTPLLLTLICLVFEEKCNSPNNRSELYTEGIEILLSKWDAKRGIQREQVYQQLSLQRKKDLLSYIAFKTFKEKEFFFSQKEAKSYIKEYIQNLRSNADRDKEDIQLDSEAVLHVIEAQHGLLVERAKGVYSFSHLTFHEYFTAREINIRKRSEIEAFQELVNNLSDSYWREVFLLSAEMAQPDASLLFKIMKEKIDQILDNNEKLQNFLGYVHKKSLIHYNSVKSSAIRAFYFDIDFDIDQERRLSLLLDSSANYLVCGSFFARVFQDTDFEEGIHIAEKYDKNIAQGEQKIIDVSSANEAMYIAVKYALKSKQLDQKIRNALEEIYYKDTQPENEEQLKRLADDSRSLAKDNRQIGSHPWQFNDDETKLLKKYYEANLLLVECMNTDCVINPKVRKEILDTLILPIDDKSALSSE, encoded by the coding sequence ATGGCAAAACCAACTTTACAAGCTTCTCCACAAGGAATCCAGCTTGTCAAAGAAGCGTTAATCAAGCGAGGATTAACGCAAAAGATGCTAGCCGATAAGCTAGGAATTCATCGTTCAGTAATTAGTGCCTTGCTTAACGGCAAACCGATTTTATTGGAGAATTTTCTCCAGATTGGAGCAGACTTGGGTTTTGATCAAGACTGGTACAAAATTACTATCTCCGAACCAATGGTTAACCAAGACTTAACTGAGTCGAGTCATAAAGACGAGGCTGAGATAACATCTTTGGTGCAAAAAGTACGCAGTCAGGTAAGAGATATCATTCAAGAATGGTGCGGCACAATGCGCGTTCTGGATATGTCGCAACCGATAGGGATAAGTCAAATCTACACAGATGTCAATATTTTAGAGAAGCTGACTGCTCATAAACGTAAGACAATTAAAGAATTCCTCGCAGAATCTAATTTAGAAGATTTGGAAAGATTTGGATTAGGCAGGGTAACTGAAGAACGAGTTCTGGGCGAAAGTGCAGTCAAAAAATATAAAAAACTAATTGTTCTAGGGAAGCCAGGAGCTGGAAAAACAACTTTTATCAAGCATCTAGCTCTTCAGTGTAACCAGGGAATATTCCTGCCCAATCTTGTTCCTATTTTTATTAATCTCAAGTATTTTTCTGAATCTCCTAATTCTCCTTCTATATTAGAATACATGGGGCAATTATTTTCTGAGTGTGGAGTAAATGTAGAGCAAATTCAAGAACTATTTGTACGGAAATCAGTTTTGGTTTTACTAGATGGATTGGATGAAGTAAAAAATGAACATTACGAACGAACTTTAAACGAAATTAGAAGTTTATCTAGAATATATTATGATAATTATTTTATTATTACCTGTAGAATAGCAGCTAAAGAATACTCTTATAATGTATTCGACAAGTTTACTGAGGTTGAAGTAGCAGATTTTAATGCTCAACAAATTGATAGATTCATCTCTCAATGGTTTGAAAATAAAAATTTTATTAAAGCAGAAGAGGTAGCTAAAGCATTAAAAAATAATTATCGTTTATCTCAATTAGCAGTTACACCTCTACTATTAACTTTAATATGTTTAGTTTTTGAAGAAAAATGTAATTCTCCTAATAATCGTTCAGAGTTATATACAGAAGGTATTGAAATTCTTCTCAGTAAGTGGGATGCTAAACGAGGAATTCAACGAGAGCAAGTCTATCAACAACTATCTCTTCAAAGGAAGAAAGATTTATTAAGTTATATTGCTTTTAAGACTTTCAAAGAGAAAGAGTTTTTCTTTTCTCAAAAAGAAGCAAAAAGTTATATCAAAGAATATATACAGAATCTACGCAGTAATGCTGATAGAGATAAAGAAGATATCCAACTAGATAGCGAAGCAGTTTTACACGTAATTGAGGCACAGCATGGACTTTTAGTAGAACGAGCTAAAGGAGTTTATTCCTTTTCTCACCTCACTTTTCATGAATACTTTACTGCTCGTGAAATCAATATTAGAAAGCGATCAGAGATAGAAGCTTTTCAAGAGTTAGTGAACAATTTGAGCGATAGCTACTGGCGAGAAGTATTTCTATTATCAGCAGAAATGGCTCAACCAGATGCTTCATTACTTTTCAAAATAATGAAAGAAAAAATTGATCAAATTCTAGACAATAATGAAAAACTACAAAATTTTCTTGGTTATGTACACAAAAAGTCATTAATTCATTATAATTCTGTGAAATCATCTGCTATACGAGCTTTTTATTTTGATATTGATTTTGATATAGATCAAGAGCGACGACTCAGTTTACTACTAGATAGTTCAGCTAATTATTTAGTTTGCGGAAGCTTTTTTGCTCGCGTTTTTCAAGATACTGATTTTGAAGAAGGTATTCATATTGCTGAAAAATACGATAAAAATATAGCTCAAGGAGAACAAAAAATTATTGATGTATCCTCAGCTAATGAAGCTATGTATATTGCTGTCAAATATGCTCTTAAATCTAAGCAGTTAGACCAAAAAATAAGAAATGCTTTAGAAGAAATATACTATAAAGATACTCAGCCTGAGAATGAAGAACAGCTGAAGCGTTTAGCTGATGATTCTAGAAGTCTGGCTAAGGACAACCGTCAAATAGGAAGTCATCCTTGGCAATTTAATGATGACGAGACTAAATTGCTTAAGAAGTATTATGAAGCTAATCTACTCTTAGTAGAGTGTATGAATACTGATTGTGTTATTAATCCCAAAGTTCGTAAAGAAATTTTAGATACATTAATCTTACCTATTGATGATAAATCAGCCTTATCCTCTGAATAG
- a CDS encoding cupin domain-containing protein produces MKLQIYQQLTHGDLSKFNEQAPDSFMAWNGESIQLPDTGTHFGFVYSGNPVLYRSAGLQDYKLHPGMYFSLPGEGWVGGKDSSGFLVTCPAFRGVFLIGGAIESIGRLGYINGGTDNVLIPPIMQGDPCLNALYFPPGVDQTAHTHPSYRLIIVVEGSGECETPDGTTPLQPGITILFLPIAFISFGQWKIN; encoded by the coding sequence ATGAAACTTCAAATTTATCAACAGTTAACTCATGGTGATCTTTCTAAATTTAACGAACAAGCACCAGATAGTTTTATGGCTTGGAATGGAGAATCTATTCAACTTCCCGATACAGGAACTCATTTTGGCTTTGTTTACAGCGGTAATCCTGTTTTATATCGCAGTGCGGGTTTGCAGGACTACAAACTTCACCCTGGTATGTACTTCAGTTTGCCTGGAGAAGGTTGGGTTGGTGGTAAAGATTCATCGGGTTTTTTGGTTACTTGTCCAGCTTTTAGAGGGGTATTTCTTATCGGAGGGGCAATTGAATCCATTGGTCGATTGGGTTACATCAATGGAGGTACAGATAATGTGCTAATTCCCCCAATTATGCAGGGAGATCCTTGCCTTAATGCTCTCTATTTCCCCCCAGGCGTAGATCAGACCGCTCATACTCATCCTAGCTATAGGCTAATCATTGTAGTCGAAGGCAGTGGGGAGTGTGAAACACCTGATGGTACTACTCCATTGCAGCCAGGTATTACTATTTTATTCCTGCCAATAGCCTTCATAAGTTTCGGACAATGGAAGATAAATTAA